The following coding sequences lie in one Paracidovorax avenae genomic window:
- a CDS encoding LysR family transcriptional regulator → MQLKWVEDFIALARERSFTRAAEQRHVTHPAFGRRIRALEAWAGTALVERGSPEAEQDTGPLRSRSGAGGPVRLTAAGTAFLATAEQLARELSQSQEELRAIAGRQGRSVTIATGRTLARTALADALPRLRAVLQSAELRVVTNGLAQTVEMLERGEADFWLGYHHAALEVRLDGRSYAHATLASDRLVPVSRTDAQGLPRHALASSGPAVPYLAYADTLALGRLVEDLLARHPLAPRLRRIIECDSADAQYEYVHRGLGVAWLPWSMVRADCQAGRLAPAGERRLELRFDVRLVRPKRRLTDAAEAVWQALARA, encoded by the coding sequence ATGCAGCTCAAATGGGTGGAAGACTTCATCGCGCTGGCGCGCGAGCGCAGCTTCACGCGTGCTGCCGAGCAGCGGCATGTCACGCATCCCGCGTTCGGGCGGCGCATCCGTGCGCTGGAGGCCTGGGCCGGCACGGCCCTGGTAGAACGCGGCAGTCCGGAGGCGGAGCAGGACACGGGCCCGCTCCGTAGCCGCAGCGGTGCGGGTGGGCCGGTGCGCCTCACCGCAGCGGGGACGGCCTTTCTCGCGACGGCCGAGCAGTTGGCGCGCGAGCTTTCGCAATCGCAGGAAGAGCTGCGCGCCATCGCCGGCCGGCAGGGGCGGTCGGTCACCATCGCCACGGGCCGCACGCTCGCACGCACGGCGCTGGCAGACGCCCTGCCGCGCCTGCGCGCTGTGCTGCAGTCGGCGGAACTGCGGGTGGTGACGAACGGGCTGGCACAGACGGTGGAGATGCTGGAGCGCGGGGAAGCGGACTTCTGGCTGGGCTACCACCACGCCGCGCTCGAAGTGCGTCTGGACGGGCGCTCGTACGCGCACGCCACGCTCGCGTCCGACCGGCTGGTGCCCGTATCGCGCACGGATGCCCAGGGCCTGCCGCGGCACGCGCTGGCCTCGTCGGGCCCGGCCGTGCCCTACCTCGCCTATGCCGACACGCTGGCGCTCGGCCGCCTGGTGGAAGACCTGCTGGCCCGGCACCCGCTGGCACCACGGCTGCGCCGCATCATCGAATGCGACTCGGCCGATGCGCAGTACGAGTACGTGCACCGCGGGCTGGGCGTGGCCTGGCTGCCGTGGTCCATGGTGCGGGCCGACTGCCAGGCCGGACGGCTCGCGCCGGCCGGCGAGCGCCGCCTGGAGCTGCGGTTCGACGTGCGCCTGGTGCGGCCCAAGCGCCGGCTCACCGATGCCGCCGAGGCGGTCTGGCAGGCCCTCGCACGCGCCTGA
- the pyrF gene encoding orotidine-5'-phosphate decarboxylase yields the protein MTFIDMLRGATARNDSLLCVGLDPEPSRFPAGLRGDASRIYDFCAAIVDATADLACAFKPQIAYFAAHRAEEQLERLMRHMRATAPHVPVILDAKRGDIGSTAQQYAIEAFERYGADAVTLSPFMGFDSIEPYLAYHGKGAFLLCRTSNPGGDDLQSQRLASVDGQPLLFEHIARQAQGPWNRNGQLGLVVGATYPAEIERVRALAPTLPLLIPGVGAQGGDAAATVRAGLRPDGPIVVNSSRAILYASADEGFAAAARQAAQATRAALNAARG from the coding sequence ATGACCTTCATCGACATGCTGCGCGGCGCCACCGCGCGCAACGACTCCCTGCTCTGCGTGGGCCTGGACCCCGAACCATCGCGCTTTCCCGCCGGCCTGCGCGGCGATGCCAGCCGGATCTATGACTTCTGCGCGGCGATCGTGGACGCCACGGCCGACCTCGCCTGCGCCTTCAAGCCGCAGATCGCGTATTTCGCCGCCCATCGCGCGGAAGAGCAGCTCGAACGCCTCATGCGGCACATGCGCGCCACCGCTCCGCACGTGCCCGTGATCCTGGACGCCAAGCGCGGCGACATCGGCTCCACGGCCCAGCAGTACGCGATCGAGGCCTTCGAGCGCTACGGTGCCGACGCGGTGACGCTCTCGCCCTTCATGGGCTTCGACTCCATCGAGCCCTACCTGGCCTACCACGGCAAGGGTGCCTTCCTGCTGTGCCGCACCTCCAACCCGGGCGGCGACGACCTGCAGAGCCAGCGCCTGGCGAGCGTGGACGGACAGCCGCTGCTGTTCGAACACATCGCGCGGCAGGCCCAGGGCCCATGGAACCGCAACGGCCAGTTGGGCCTGGTGGTGGGCGCCACCTACCCGGCCGAGATCGAGCGCGTGCGCGCCCTCGCCCCGACGCTGCCGCTGCTCATCCCCGGCGTGGGCGCCCAGGGCGGTGACGCGGCGGCCACGGTGCGCGCCGGCCTGCGGCCGGACGGCCCGATCGTCGTGAACTCCTCGCGCGCCATCCTGTATGCGAGCGCGGATGAAGGCTTCGCCGCTGCGGCGCGGCAGGCGGCGCAGGCCACGCGCGCTGCGTTGAACGCGGCGCGGGGCTGA
- a CDS encoding succinylglutamate desuccinylase/aspartoacylase family protein encodes MPVPPHTADSSLRFELPQPDLGAWRAGNTGTEGVWRFDAGVPGPDVLITALVHGNELCGAWALRDLLEAGIRPGAGRLTLAFCNLAAFDRFDPRDHDASRFVDQDMNRQWSDDRLDAADTQERRRAAALRPFVREAGWLLDLHSMHEPGAPLLLTGMHARNQDLARRMGAPEHVVADAGHQDGVRMRDYGRFGRPDAEEAGADGTRSLLIECGFHGDPASRTVARDQCVRFLEAAGSLDAATLARALPGWRQPDAPRQWVLEVTGPVVARSNRFRFTRPVAALEVIPRAGTVIGDNDGEPVATPYDDCVLVMPSTRQARAGVTVVRFARRRSL; translated from the coding sequence ATGCCTGTGCCACCCCATACCGCTGATTCCTCCCTGCGTTTCGAGCTTCCGCAGCCCGACCTCGGCGCATGGCGCGCCGGCAACACCGGCACCGAAGGCGTCTGGCGCTTCGATGCCGGCGTGCCCGGCCCGGACGTGCTGATCACCGCGCTCGTGCACGGCAACGAGCTGTGCGGCGCCTGGGCGCTGCGCGACCTGCTGGAGGCCGGCATCCGCCCCGGGGCGGGCCGGCTCACCCTGGCGTTCTGCAACCTGGCGGCCTTCGACCGCTTCGACCCGCGGGACCACGACGCTTCGCGCTTCGTGGACCAGGACATGAACCGCCAGTGGAGCGACGACCGCCTGGATGCCGCGGACACGCAGGAGCGCCGCCGCGCCGCCGCGCTGCGCCCGTTCGTGCGCGAGGCCGGCTGGCTGCTCGACCTGCACTCCATGCACGAACCCGGCGCGCCGCTGCTGCTCACCGGCATGCATGCGCGCAACCAGGATCTGGCCCGGCGCATGGGCGCCCCCGAACACGTGGTGGCGGATGCCGGCCACCAGGACGGCGTGCGCATGCGCGACTACGGCCGCTTCGGCCGGCCGGATGCCGAGGAAGCAGGCGCCGACGGCACGCGCTCGCTGCTCATCGAGTGCGGCTTCCACGGCGACCCGGCCAGCCGTACGGTGGCACGCGACCAGTGCGTGCGGTTCCTGGAGGCGGCAGGCTCGCTGGACGCGGCCACGCTGGCGCGGGCGCTGCCCGGCTGGCGGCAGCCCGATGCGCCGCGGCAGTGGGTGCTGGAAGTGACCGGCCCGGTCGTGGCGCGCAGCAACCGCTTCCGCTTCACGCGGCCCGTGGCGGCCCTGGAGGTGATCCCCCGGGCCGGCACGGTGATCGGCGACAACGACGGCGAGCCCGTCGCCACGCCCTACGACGACTGCGTGCTGGTGATGCCCTCCACGCGCCAGGCCCGCGCGGGCGTGACCGTGGTGCGCTTCGCGCGGCGGCGGTCGCTGTAG
- a CDS encoding SMR family transporter, which produces MGIHHLYLAIAIGAEVLATSFLKASDGFTRPVPSLVTVAGYGVSFYFLSLTLQAIPTGIAYAIWSGVGIVLVSTIGWLAYGQRLDGPALAGMGLILAGVLVINLFSRTAGH; this is translated from the coding sequence ATGGGCATCCACCACCTCTACCTTGCGATAGCGATCGGCGCCGAGGTCCTCGCGACCTCCTTCCTCAAGGCCTCGGACGGCTTCACCCGGCCCGTGCCGAGCCTGGTCACCGTGGCCGGCTACGGCGTGTCGTTCTACTTCCTGTCGCTCACCCTGCAGGCGATTCCCACGGGCATCGCCTACGCCATCTGGTCCGGCGTGGGCATCGTGCTCGTCTCGACCATCGGCTGGCTGGCCTACGGCCAGCGGCTGGACGGCCCCGCGCTGGCCGGCATGGGGCTGATTCTGGCGGGCGTGCTGGTGATCAACCTGTTCTCCCGCACGGCCGGCCATTGA
- a CDS encoding Bug family tripartite tricarboxylate transporter substrate binding protein has protein sequence MSSFHPFQASGPGRRRALALLAPLALAAAMAGPQSALAQDAWPARPITLVVGYPPGGSTDLTARTLGPELSSRLGVPVVIENLGGAGGAIGAQKVASSAPDGYTLLLGASNEIAINRLVTKKVKYDVKDFTALALVASQPLVLVASTGSGVKNAAEFVQRVRSQPGKTSYGSSGVGTSLHLAGEMVKEQGQLFMTHIPYRGVAPLTSDLMGNNIEFGVFVLSSALPHIRSGKVVALGTTEAHRSAITPDIPALAELPQFKNVDINVWFALMGPANLPRPVADKLRKATREALQSPEFRKKMEAGGSVVASPTVDLDAYLAAEVAKYRKIVQFAKIEE, from the coding sequence ATGTCCTCATTCCACCCCTTCCAGGCCAGTGGCCCGGGCCGCCGGCGCGCGCTCGCCCTGCTCGCCCCGCTGGCGCTGGCCGCCGCCATGGCCGGCCCCCAGTCCGCCCTTGCGCAGGACGCCTGGCCCGCGCGGCCGATCACGCTGGTCGTGGGCTATCCGCCCGGCGGCAGCACGGATCTGACGGCCCGCACCCTGGGGCCGGAACTCTCTTCGCGCCTGGGCGTGCCGGTCGTGATCGAGAACCTCGGCGGGGCCGGCGGCGCGATCGGCGCGCAGAAGGTGGCCAGCAGCGCGCCCGACGGCTACACGCTGCTGCTGGGCGCGAGCAACGAGATCGCCATCAACCGGCTCGTCACGAAGAAGGTCAAGTACGACGTCAAGGATTTCACCGCTCTGGCGCTGGTGGCATCGCAGCCGCTGGTGCTGGTGGCGTCCACCGGCTCGGGCGTGAAGAATGCTGCCGAGTTCGTGCAGCGCGTGCGCTCGCAGCCGGGCAAGACCAGCTACGGCAGTTCGGGCGTGGGCACTTCACTGCACCTGGCCGGCGAAATGGTCAAGGAGCAGGGCCAGCTCTTCATGACGCACATTCCCTACCGCGGCGTGGCGCCGCTGACCAGCGACCTGATGGGCAACAACATCGAGTTCGGCGTGTTCGTGCTCTCCAGCGCGCTGCCGCACATCCGCAGCGGCAAGGTGGTCGCGCTGGGCACGACCGAAGCGCACCGCTCGGCGATCACGCCCGACATCCCGGCCCTGGCCGAACTGCCGCAGTTCAAGAACGTGGACATCAACGTGTGGTTCGCGCTCATGGGCCCCGCAAACCTGCCGCGTCCGGTCGCGGACAAGCTGCGCAAGGCGACGCGCGAAGCCCTGCAGTCGCCGGAATTCCGCAAGAAGATGGAAGCCGGTGGATCGGTCGTAGCCTCTCCAACCGTGGACCTCGACGCCTATCTGGCCGCCGAAGTGGCCAAGTACCGCAAGATCGTCCAGTTCGCCAAGATCGAAGAGTGA